Proteins encoded in a region of the Pseudomonas syringae KCTC 12500 genome:
- a CDS encoding DNA internalization-related competence protein ComEC/Rec2, with translation MRTGMIALALGLLALRFLPALPPTWLLLLMPTLALMLLPFRTYPLALFLLGFTWACVSAQWALSDRLAPHLDGQTLWVQGKVVGLPSVAEGVVRFELEGAWSRRTKLPARIRVAWYGGQPVNSGERWRMAVKLKRPAGLVNPDAFDYEAWLLAQRIGATGTVVDGERLAPARAAWRDALRQRLLAVDAQGREGGLAALVLGDGSGLSSTDWQVLQDTGTVHLLVISGQHIGLLAGVIYALVAGLARWGLWPRSLPWLPWACALAFSAALGYGLLAGFEVPVRRACVMVAMVLLWRLRFRHLGVVWPLLLSFNAVLIFEPLVTLQPGFWLSFAAVGILILIFSGRLGAWRWWQSWTRAQWLIAVGLLPILLALNLPISLSGPFANLLAVPWVSVIVLPPALLGTLLLPVPVVGEGLLWLAGGALQWLFVFLDAVAAALPAWLPSAVPVWAWWSSLLGALLLLLPKGVPMRPLGWPLLLLCVFPPLESVPEGQVDVLQLDVGQGLAILLRTRNHTLLYDAGPRFGEFDIGQRVVVPAMRKAGVRHLDLMLISHSDADHAGGAAAVHQAFPVSRVLGGELARLAPQLDARLCESGARWEWDGVVFSTWRWEQGPDGNPASCILSVDAGGERLLLAGDIDVSAERAAIDSGFDLRAHWLQSPHHGSRTSSSKAFLRAVAPVGVLISRGRNNAFGHPHPLVMARYRGLGIASYDSAELGAVRLQLGTFGAPQAERAQRRFWRD, from the coding sequence ATGCGCACAGGGATGATCGCGCTCGCGCTCGGGCTGCTTGCCCTGCGTTTTCTACCGGCGCTGCCGCCGACCTGGCTATTGCTGCTGATGCCGACACTGGCGTTGATGCTGCTGCCGTTTCGTACCTATCCACTGGCGTTGTTCCTGCTCGGGTTCACGTGGGCGTGCGTGTCGGCGCAGTGGGCGCTGAGTGACCGGTTGGCGCCGCATCTCGATGGTCAGACGCTGTGGGTACAGGGCAAGGTGGTCGGTTTGCCGAGTGTCGCCGAAGGTGTGGTGCGTTTCGAGCTGGAAGGCGCCTGGTCACGACGTACCAAACTGCCCGCGCGAATACGGGTGGCCTGGTACGGCGGCCAGCCCGTGAACAGCGGGGAGCGATGGCGCATGGCGGTCAAACTCAAGCGGCCGGCCGGGCTGGTCAATCCCGATGCTTTCGACTATGAGGCCTGGCTGCTGGCGCAGCGCATCGGTGCGACCGGCACGGTGGTGGATGGTGAGCGGTTGGCACCCGCGCGTGCCGCCTGGCGCGATGCCCTTCGTCAGCGCCTGCTGGCGGTCGATGCGCAGGGCCGGGAGGGCGGTCTGGCAGCGCTGGTGCTGGGCGATGGCTCAGGATTGTCGAGTACCGACTGGCAGGTGTTGCAGGATACCGGCACTGTGCATCTGCTGGTCATTTCCGGCCAGCACATCGGTTTGCTGGCCGGGGTGATTTACGCTTTGGTCGCAGGCTTGGCGCGCTGGGGGCTGTGGCCACGCTCTTTGCCCTGGCTGCCGTGGGCATGTGCACTGGCGTTCAGCGCTGCACTGGGCTACGGGCTGCTGGCCGGTTTCGAGGTGCCAGTCCGGCGCGCCTGTGTGATGGTCGCGATGGTGCTGCTGTGGCGCTTGCGTTTTCGCCATCTGGGCGTGGTCTGGCCCTTGTTGCTGTCCTTCAACGCGGTGCTGATCTTCGAGCCGCTGGTGACGCTGCAGCCGGGTTTCTGGCTGTCCTTCGCGGCGGTCGGCATTCTGATCCTGATTTTCAGTGGGCGTCTCGGCGCCTGGCGCTGGTGGCAAAGCTGGACACGGGCGCAGTGGTTGATCGCCGTCGGCTTGTTGCCGATTCTGCTGGCGCTGAACTTGCCGATCAGCCTCAGTGGGCCGTTCGCCAACTTGCTTGCCGTGCCTTGGGTCAGCGTGATCGTCCTGCCTCCGGCATTGCTCGGAACGCTGTTGCTGCCAGTCCCTGTGGTCGGGGAAGGTCTGCTATGGCTGGCTGGCGGGGCGCTGCAGTGGTTGTTCGTGTTCCTCGACGCGGTGGCGGCAGCGTTGCCGGCCTGGTTGCCCAGTGCGGTGCCGGTCTGGGCATGGTGGTCGAGTCTGCTCGGGGCCTTGCTCTTGTTACTGCCCAAGGGCGTGCCCATGCGTCCGCTGGGCTGGCCGTTGCTGTTGCTGTGCGTTTTTCCGCCGCTCGAATCAGTGCCTGAAGGCCAGGTAGACGTGTTGCAACTGGATGTGGGGCAGGGCCTGGCGATTCTCCTGCGCACTCGCAATCACACACTTCTGTATGACGCAGGTCCGCGTTTCGGTGAGTTCGATATCGGTCAGCGCGTGGTCGTGCCCGCCATGCGCAAGGCAGGCGTCCGCCATCTTGACCTGATGTTGATCAGCCATTCCGACGCAGACCATGCCGGCGGTGCGGCGGCGGTTCATCAGGCCTTTCCGGTGAGCCGGGTGCTGGGTGGCGAGCTGGCCAGACTCGCCCCGCAACTCGACGCCCGATTGTGCGAGAGCGGTGCGCGCTGGGAGTGGGATGGCGTGGTGTTTTCCACGTGGCGCTGGGAGCAGGGGCCTGACGGCAACCCCGCCTCCTGCATCCTCAGCGTTGACGCCGGGGGCGAGCGTCTGCTGCTGGCGGGCGATATCGACGTGAGCGCCGAGCGCGCGGCAATCGACAGCGGGTTCGACCTGCGTGCCCACTGGTTGCAGTCGCCGCATCACGGCAGCCGGACCTCATCGTCCAAAGCGTTTCTTCGCGCCGTCGCACCGGTCGGCGTGCTGATTTCCCGTGGTCGCAACAATGCGTTCGGTCACCCACACCCGTTGGTCATGGCGCGCTATCGCGGCTTGGGCATCGCCAGTTACGACAGTGCCGAGCTGGGCGCTGTGCGTCTGCAACTGGGTACGTTCGGAGCGCCGCAGGCCGAGCGTGCGCAACGGCGCTTCTGGCGTGATTGA
- a CDS encoding acyl-CoA dehydrogenase encodes MLLLWIVVLVVGIAWLAHRRTAPLPALGVVAVYLLAMGIFSHAPGWLLTVFWLLWLAVFIPVMLPDLRRKHFTAPMFSWFQKVLPPMSQTERDAIDAGTVWWDGELFSGRPDWDKLLAYPKVQLTEEEQAFIDGPTEELCAMVSDWEIGQAMDLPPQAWAHMKAHGFFALIIPKEFGGKGFSAYAHSQVAMKLATRSGDLASTVMVPNSLGPAELLLHYGTDEQRNHYLPRLARGEDIPCFALTGPLAGSDAGAMTDTGIICKGQWQGEEVIGLRLTWEKRYITLGPVATLLGLAFKAHDPEHLLGEKEDLGISLALIPTETPGVEIGRRHLPLGAAFMNGPNSGKDVFIPLSYLIGGQPMLGKGWMMLMNCLSVGRSISLPAVGTGAAKYTSLVTGQYAKVREQFNVPISAFEGIQEALARIGGNAWLMDSARMLTANAVDLGEKPSVLSAILKYHLTERGRECIGHAMDVHGGKGIIMGPNNYLGRNWQGAPIFITVEGANILSRNLMIFGQGAIRCHPFVLKEMALAGREDKQQALIEFDSLLLKHIGFAVSNAASTFILNLGFGHFERAPGNGLSQSYFRALNRQAAAFAMLADLSMMLLGGELKRRERLSARLGDVLSHMYLASAALKRYHDLGSPDHMSPLFRWAMEESLGHSERAMDEILSNFPNRILGGVLRAVVFPFGRRHKGPSDKLDAEVAQVLGRAKGDPTLEELLAGCYRPQSADDPVGALQQAIDLLSAAYPLHKKLQVAIKSGQVKPDAGEPVIDAALRIGVLQADEAQTLRTAEAARRKVIDVDDFDKEELTLAAGKIR; translated from the coding sequence ATGCTGTTGTTGTGGATTGTTGTGCTGGTCGTCGGCATTGCCTGGCTGGCTCATCGGCGAACCGCCCCGCTCCCGGCGCTTGGCGTGGTAGCTGTCTACCTGCTGGCCATGGGTATTTTCAGTCACGCGCCAGGATGGCTGCTGACGGTGTTCTGGTTGCTCTGGCTGGCAGTGTTCATACCGGTAATGCTGCCCGATCTGCGCCGCAAGCATTTCACTGCGCCGATGTTCAGCTGGTTTCAAAAAGTCCTGCCGCCGATGTCGCAAACCGAGCGTGATGCGATCGATGCCGGCACGGTCTGGTGGGATGGCGAGCTGTTCAGCGGTCGCCCGGACTGGGACAAGCTGCTGGCCTACCCTAAAGTCCAGTTGACCGAAGAGGAACAGGCCTTTATCGACGGGCCGACCGAAGAACTCTGCGCGATGGTCAGCGACTGGGAAATCGGCCAGGCCATGGACCTGCCGCCGCAAGCCTGGGCGCACATGAAAGCGCACGGCTTCTTCGCGCTGATCATCCCCAAGGAGTTCGGTGGCAAGGGCTTCTCTGCCTATGCCCACTCACAAGTGGCCATGAAGCTGGCCACCCGCAGCGGCGACCTGGCCTCCACAGTGATGGTGCCCAACTCCCTTGGCCCGGCTGAATTGCTGCTGCATTACGGCACCGACGAGCAACGCAATCATTACCTGCCACGTCTGGCACGCGGTGAAGACATTCCCTGCTTTGCGCTGACCGGTCCGCTGGCCGGTTCCGATGCAGGTGCGATGACCGACACCGGGATCATCTGCAAAGGCCAGTGGCAGGGTGAAGAAGTCATCGGCCTGCGCCTGACCTGGGAAAAACGCTACATCACCCTCGGCCCGGTCGCGACCCTGCTCGGTCTGGCTTTCAAGGCCCACGACCCTGAGCACCTGCTCGGCGAAAAAGAAGATCTGGGCATCAGCCTCGCGCTGATTCCGACCGAGACGCCCGGCGTGGAAATCGGCCGCCGTCACCTGCCTCTGGGCGCGGCGTTCATGAACGGCCCCAACTCGGGCAAGGACGTGTTCATCCCGCTGAGCTACCTGATCGGTGGTCAACCGATGCTGGGCAAGGGCTGGATGATGCTGATGAACTGCCTGTCGGTGGGTCGTTCGATCTCGCTGCCGGCCGTCGGCACCGGCGCTGCGAAGTACACCAGCCTGGTCACCGGCCAGTATGCGAAGGTGCGTGAGCAATTCAATGTGCCTATCTCCGCATTCGAAGGCATCCAGGAAGCGTTGGCGCGTATCGGCGGCAACGCCTGGCTGATGGACAGTGCGCGCATGCTGACGGCCAATGCCGTCGACCTGGGCGAGAAGCCATCGGTGCTCTCGGCGATCCTCAAGTACCACCTGACCGAGCGTGGCCGCGAGTGTATCGGTCACGCCATGGACGTGCATGGCGGCAAGGGCATCATCATGGGCCCGAACAATTACCTGGGTCGCAACTGGCAAGGCGCGCCGATCTTCATCACTGTCGAGGGCGCCAACATCCTTTCGCGCAACCTGATGATCTTCGGCCAGGGCGCGATTCGCTGCCATCCGTTCGTGCTCAAGGAAATGGCCCTGGCCGGGCGTGAGGACAAACAGCAAGCGCTGATCGAGTTTGACAGCCTGTTGCTCAAACACATCGGCTTTGCGGTGAGCAATGCCGCCAGCACCTTCATCCTCAACCTGGGCTTCGGTCATTTCGAAAGAGCGCCGGGCAACGGCCTCAGCCAGAGCTACTTCCGCGCGCTTAACCGTCAGGCAGCCGCGTTCGCAATGCTCGCTGACTTGAGCATGATGCTGCTGGGTGGCGAACTGAAACGCCGCGAACGCCTGTCGGCGCGCCTGGGTGACGTGCTCAGCCATATGTACCTGGCCTCGGCAGCGCTCAAGCGTTATCACGACCTCGGATCACCGGACCACATGAGCCCGTTGTTCCGTTGGGCCATGGAAGAAAGCCTGGGGCATTCGGAACGTGCGATGGACGAGATCCTCAGCAACTTCCCCAACCGCATACTGGGCGGGGTGCTGCGTGCCGTAGTGTTCCCGTTCGGTCGCCGGCACAAGGGGCCGTCGGACAAACTGGATGCCGAAGTTGCTCAGGTACTGGGCCGCGCCAAGGGCGATCCGACGCTGGAAGAGCTGCTGGCAGGCTGCTATCGCCCGCAATCGGCAGACGATCCGGTCGGCGCGCTGCAACAAGCCATCGATCTGCTCAGCGCTGCGTATCCGCTGCACAAGAAGCTGCAAGTGGCAATCAAGAGTGGTCAGGTCAAGCCGGACGCTGGTGAGCCTGTCATCGACGCCGCGCTGCGCATCGGTGTTTTGCAGGCCGACGAAGCGCAGACCCTGCGTACCGCCGAGGCAGCGCGCCGCAAGGTGATCGATGTGGATGATTTCGACAAGGAAGAACTGACCCTGGCAGCCGGCAAGATTCGCTGA
- a CDS encoding ABC transporter ATP-binding protein has product MSSALSIRQLTKTYGNGFQALNGIDLDVAEGDFFALLGPNGAGKSTTIGIISTLVNKTSGTVNIFGHDLDREPAALKRCIGVVPQEFNFNQFEKTLDIVVTQAGYYGIPAKIAKERAEQYLTQLGLWEKRDVPSRSLSGGMKRRLMIARALIHEPRLLILDEPTAGVDIELRRSMWTFLTELNSKGITIILTTHYLEEAEQLCRNIGIIDHGVIVQNTGMKQLLSTLTVETFVLDLKASWQTAPQLPGFPCRLLDSHTLEVQVDKNVGITALFSQLAFQNIEVLSLRNKSNRLEELFVSLVEKNLAKVAV; this is encoded by the coding sequence ATGTCTTCCGCTCTGTCCATTCGGCAGTTAACCAAAACCTACGGCAACGGTTTCCAGGCCTTGAATGGCATCGATCTGGACGTCGCCGAAGGTGATTTCTTCGCCTTGCTGGGCCCCAACGGCGCTGGCAAATCCACCACCATCGGGATCATCTCGACACTGGTCAACAAGACCAGCGGTACGGTGAACATCTTTGGCCACGACCTGGATCGCGAGCCTGCTGCGCTCAAGCGATGCATCGGTGTCGTGCCGCAGGAGTTCAACTTCAACCAGTTCGAGAAGACCCTGGACATCGTCGTCACTCAGGCGGGCTACTACGGCATCCCGGCGAAAATCGCCAAGGAGCGAGCTGAGCAGTACCTGACGCAGCTGGGACTGTGGGAAAAGCGCGATGTGCCTTCACGTTCGCTGTCCGGCGGCATGAAGCGGCGTCTGATGATCGCCCGTGCGCTGATTCACGAGCCGCGCTTGCTGATCCTCGACGAACCCACCGCAGGCGTGGACATCGAGTTGCGCCGTTCAATGTGGACCTTTCTGACCGAGTTGAACAGCAAAGGCATCACCATCATCCTCACCACGCACTACCTGGAAGAAGCCGAACAGCTGTGCCGCAACATCGGCATCATCGACCACGGGGTGATCGTGCAGAACACCGGCATGAAGCAACTGCTCAGCACGTTGACCGTCGAGACGTTCGTGCTCGATCTCAAGGCGTCCTGGCAGACCGCGCCACAATTGCCCGGTTTCCCTTGCCGCCTGCTCGACAGCCACACGCTGGAAGTGCAGGTCGACAAGAACGTCGGCATCACGGCGCTGTTCAGCCAGTTGGCCTTCCAGAACATCGAAGTCTTGAGCCTGCGTAACAAATCCAATCGCCTTGAGGAGTTGTTTGTGTCCCTGGTGGAAAAAAACCTCGCGAAGGTGGCGGTATGA
- a CDS encoding ABC transporter permease, whose protein sequence is MTVPNGELRPNLIALKTIVYREVHRFMRIWPQTLLPPAITMVLYFVIFGNLIGRQIGDMGGFTYMQYIVPGLIMMSVITNSYGNVVSSFFGAKFQHSIEELMVSPVSPHTILVGYTLGGVLRGLMVGFIVTMLSMFFTDLQVHHLGVTIIVVVLTATIFSLLGFINAVFARNFDDISIIPTFVLTPLTYLGGVFYSINLLPPFWQTVSLANPVLHMVNAFRYGILGVSDIKISIALAFMIVATFVLYIGCARLLVSGRGMRQ, encoded by the coding sequence ATGACCGTACCCAACGGCGAGTTGCGCCCCAACCTGATTGCCCTGAAAACCATCGTCTACCGTGAAGTGCACCGCTTCATGCGGATCTGGCCGCAGACCCTGCTGCCGCCAGCCATCACCATGGTTCTGTACTTCGTCATCTTCGGTAACCTGATCGGTCGCCAGATCGGTGACATGGGCGGCTTTACCTACATGCAGTACATCGTGCCGGGCCTGATCATGATGTCGGTGATCACCAACTCCTACGGCAACGTGGTATCGAGCTTCTTCGGTGCCAAGTTTCAGCACTCCATCGAAGAGCTGATGGTGTCGCCAGTCTCGCCGCACACCATCCTGGTCGGCTACACCCTGGGCGGTGTGTTGCGTGGGCTGATGGTCGGTTTCATCGTCACCATGCTGTCGATGTTTTTCACCGACCTGCAAGTGCACCACTTGGGCGTGACCATCATCGTGGTCGTGCTGACGGCGACGATCTTCTCGTTGCTGGGTTTCATCAACGCAGTGTTTGCGCGTAACTTCGACGATATCTCGATCATCCCGACGTTCGTGCTCACCCCGCTGACCTACCTGGGCGGCGTGTTCTACTCGATCAACCTGCTGCCGCCGTTCTGGCAGACCGTGTCGCTGGCCAACCCGGTCCTGCACATGGTCAATGCCTTCCGTTACGGCATTCTGGGCGTCTCCGACATCAAGATCAGCATCGCCCTGGCGTTCATGATCGTAGCGACCTTCGTGCTGTATATCGGCTGCGCCAGGTTGCTGGTGAGCGGTCGCGGTATGCGTCAGTAA
- the lpxK gene encoding tetraacyldisaccharide 4'-kinase, giving the protein MAFTDRLLDAWYNGHPALALLRPLEGLYRRVVERKRARFLAGEGDIYRAPVPVIVVGNITVGGTGKTPLILWMIEHCRRRGLRVGVVSRGYGATPPSLPWRVLPEQSASEAGDEPLLIVQRCGVPLMIDPDRSRAVQALLAAEPLDVILSDDGLQHYRLARDLELVLIDAARGLGNRRCLPAGPLREPVERLSSVDALLYNGATADRDDGYAFRLKPSALINLRSGERQPVDYFPAGQALHAVAGIGNPQRFFNTLEGLHWRPVTHAFADHAVYSAEALTFTPALPLVMTEKDAVKCRAFAADDWWYLAVDALPSDAFVGWFDQQLLRLSP; this is encoded by the coding sequence ATGGCATTCACTGACCGTTTGCTCGATGCCTGGTACAACGGCCACCCTGCGCTGGCGCTATTGCGCCCGCTCGAAGGTCTTTACCGGCGTGTCGTAGAACGCAAGCGTGCGCGGTTTCTGGCGGGCGAGGGTGATATCTATCGCGCGCCGGTGCCGGTCATCGTGGTGGGTAATATCACCGTCGGTGGCACTGGCAAGACGCCGTTGATTCTCTGGATGATCGAGCACTGCCGCCGTCGCGGCCTGCGTGTCGGTGTGGTCAGCCGCGGTTACGGCGCCACGCCGCCAAGCCTGCCGTGGCGCGTCCTGCCTGAACAAAGTGCCAGCGAGGCAGGGGACGAGCCCCTGCTCATCGTGCAGCGCTGCGGCGTGCCGCTGATGATCGATCCGGATCGCAGTCGCGCCGTGCAGGCCTTGCTCGCTGCCGAACCGCTGGATGTGATTCTTTCCGACGACGGCTTGCAGCATTACCGGCTGGCCCGCGACCTGGAGCTGGTGCTGATCGATGCCGCCCGTGGTCTGGGCAATCGCCGTTGTCTGCCTGCCGGGCCGTTACGCGAACCGGTCGAGCGGCTGAGCAGTGTCGACGCCTTGCTTTATAACGGCGCGACAGCTGACAGGGACGACGGCTATGCCTTCAGGCTCAAGCCTTCGGCACTGATCAATCTGCGCAGTGGCGAACGTCAGCCGGTGGATTATTTCCCTGCCGGTCAGGCGCTGCATGCGGTCGCCGGAATCGGCAATCCCCAACGTTTCTTCAATACCCTCGAAGGATTACACTGGCGGCCGGTGACTCACGCATTCGCCGACCATGCTGTCTACAGTGCCGAGGCGCTGACATTTACACCCGCGCTGCCTTTGGTCATGACCGAGAAGGATGCGGTGAAATGTCGTGCCTTTGCCGCTGATGACTGGTGGTATCTGGCAGTGGATGCACTACCTTCCGATGCCTTTGTCGGTTGGTTCGACCAGCAACTGCTACGTCTTTCTCCATGA
- a CDS encoding PA2817 family protein — protein sequence MADATLDHQLGLLAHLRSILVALGEAEQVPEESHALFMERFDELVELLPQDPIESQYLGQDILCQVIQRYPQIAHLVPRDLLWFFAGDCLHFMPDDEIELYQALEERRYEAEQNEEPFDWNQEKQLLSMSTQGSKH from the coding sequence ATGGCCGACGCCACTCTCGATCACCAACTTGGCCTGCTGGCACACCTGCGCAGCATTCTGGTCGCGCTGGGCGAGGCCGAGCAGGTTCCGGAAGAAAGCCACGCGCTGTTCATGGAGCGTTTCGACGAACTGGTCGAGCTGTTGCCGCAGGATCCCATCGAAAGCCAGTACCTGGGTCAGGACATCCTCTGTCAGGTCATCCAGCGCTACCCGCAAATCGCGCACCTGGTACCGCGCGACCTGCTGTGGTTCTTCGCCGGTGACTGCCTGCATTTCATGCCGGATGATGAAATCGAGCTGTATCAGGCGCTGGAAGAACGCCGTTACGAAGCCGAGCAGAACGAAGAACCGTTCGACTGGAATCAGGAGAAACAGCTGCTGAGCATGTCGACACAGGGCAGCAAGCACTGA
- a CDS encoding MotA/TolQ/ExbB proton channel family protein, with amino-acid sequence MWELVKSGGWMMLPIILSSIAAAGIIIERLWTLRASRITPPHLLGQVWQWIQEKKLDGEKLKQLRADSPLGEILAAGLANSRHGREIMKECIEEAAARVIHELERYLSALGSIAAMAPLLGLLGTVLGMIDIFGSFNSSGATANAGVLAGGISKALICTASGLIVAIPAIFFHRFLQSRVDELVVGMEQQAIRLVEVVQGDRDVDLIDAKIDLKSLARAGGGKKK; translated from the coding sequence GTGTGGGAACTGGTCAAATCTGGCGGCTGGATGATGCTGCCGATTATTCTGAGCTCCATCGCCGCCGCCGGCATCATCATCGAGCGCCTGTGGACGTTGCGTGCCAGCCGTATCACGCCACCGCACCTGCTCGGGCAGGTCTGGCAGTGGATTCAGGAAAAGAAGCTGGACGGCGAAAAACTCAAGCAGCTGCGCGCTGACTCGCCGCTGGGCGAAATCCTTGCCGCAGGTCTGGCCAATTCCAGGCATGGTCGCGAGATCATGAAGGAGTGCATTGAAGAAGCCGCTGCCCGGGTCATTCATGAGCTGGAGCGCTACCTCAGCGCACTGGGCTCGATCGCTGCCATGGCGCCGCTGCTTGGTTTGCTGGGCACCGTGCTGGGCATGATCGATATCTTCGGCTCGTTCAACAGTTCCGGGGCCACCGCCAATGCCGGCGTGCTGGCAGGTGGTATTTCCAAGGCGCTGATCTGTACGGCGTCGGGTCTTATCGTCGCGATCCCGGCGATTTTCTTTCATCGCTTCCTGCAGAGCCGCGTCGATGAGTTGGTGGTCGGCATGGAACAACAGGCCATTCGTCTGGTTGAAGTGGTGCAGGGCGACCGCGATGTCGATCTGATCGACGCCAAGATTGATCTCAAGTCGCTGGCCAGAGCGGGCGGGGGCAAGAAGAAGTGA
- a CDS encoding pirin family protein: MTQFRKVLSIQTGQPASDGAGVKLTRVFGGRGVEQFDPFLMLDEFGSDKPDDYIAGFPPHPHRGFETVTYMLEGRMRHEDHMGNVGLLQGGGVQWMTAARGIIHSEMPEQEEGTMRGFQLWLNLPGKNKLSDASYQDIQPENVPSVTTQAGVQVVVLAGHFDDGQVRQAGAVQRPDTEPLYFDFDMPAGSCISPHVPEGHLVLLYVYEGSVELEGSTQPIGKRQMARLSDSGEVQISSAAGARLLLIAGKPLREPIVQYGPFVMNTKEEIEQAIRDFREDRLTA, translated from the coding sequence ATGACTCAATTTCGTAAAGTCCTGTCCATTCAAACGGGTCAACCAGCTTCCGATGGCGCGGGCGTCAAACTGACGCGTGTCTTCGGCGGGCGTGGCGTGGAGCAGTTCGATCCGTTTCTGATGCTGGACGAGTTCGGATCGGACAAGCCGGATGACTACATCGCCGGCTTTCCACCTCACCCGCACCGGGGCTTCGAAACGGTGACCTACATGCTTGAGGGCCGTATGCGTCACGAAGACCATATGGGCAATGTCGGCCTTCTGCAGGGCGGCGGTGTGCAGTGGATGACTGCGGCACGCGGGATCATTCACAGCGAAATGCCTGAACAGGAAGAAGGCACCATGCGCGGCTTTCAGCTTTGGCTGAACCTGCCGGGCAAGAACAAGCTGAGCGATGCCAGCTACCAGGACATCCAGCCGGAAAACGTTCCGAGTGTCACCACTCAGGCCGGTGTGCAGGTGGTGGTATTGGCCGGTCATTTCGACGATGGCCAGGTTCGCCAGGCCGGGGCGGTACAGCGCCCGGACACCGAGCCGTTGTACTTTGACTTTGACATGCCTGCCGGCAGCTGTATCAGCCCGCACGTACCCGAAGGGCACCTTGTGCTGCTGTACGTCTATGAAGGCAGTGTCGAGCTGGAAGGCAGCACCCAGCCGATCGGTAAACGCCAAATGGCACGCCTGTCCGACAGCGGTGAAGTGCAGATCAGCAGCGCCGCCGGTGCGCGGCTGTTACTGATTGCAGGCAAGCCGTTACGTGAGCCGATCGTGCAATACGGCCCCTTCGTGATGAACACCAAGGAAGAGATCGAGCAGGCGATTCGTGACTTCCGGGAAGATCGTCTGACGGCGTGA
- a CDS encoding ExbD/TolR family protein produces MKFRRRRPRENIDINLVSLIDVVFILLLFFIVTTTFTRETQLRVDLPQAVTGTPDVDASAKQLDIAINADGIFSLNNQLLPKNDLATLIEALQRESGGDTSLPLSISADGKTPHQSVITAMDAAGKLGFSHLRMTTVEATPAN; encoded by the coding sequence GTGAAATTTCGCCGTCGCAGACCCCGGGAAAACATCGACATCAATCTGGTCTCTCTGATTGACGTGGTGTTCATCCTGCTGCTGTTCTTCATTGTGACGACCACCTTCACTCGCGAAACCCAGTTGCGGGTCGATCTGCCACAGGCCGTTACCGGAACGCCGGACGTGGACGCCAGCGCCAAACAGCTGGACATTGCCATCAACGCCGACGGGATTTTCTCGCTGAACAATCAGTTGTTGCCGAAAAACGATCTGGCGACGCTGATCGAGGCGCTTCAGCGCGAGTCGGGGGGCGATACCAGCCTGCCGCTGTCGATCAGCGCCGACGGCAAGACCCCGCACCAGTCGGTCATCACGGCCATGGATGCGGCGGGCAAGCTGGGCTTCAGTCATTTGCGCATGACCACCGTCGAGGCCACACCGGCTAACTGA
- a CDS encoding Trm112 family protein translates to MDTKLLDILACPVCKGPLKLSADKTELISKGAGLAYPVRDGIPVMLESEARTLSTDERLEK, encoded by the coding sequence ATGGACACCAAACTACTCGATATCCTCGCTTGCCCCGTCTGCAAGGGACCATTGAAGCTCAGCGCCGACAAGACCGAGCTGATCAGCAAGGGCGCAGGTCTTGCCTATCCGGTGCGTGACGGCATCCCTGTGATGCTCGAAAGCGAAGCTCGCACCCTGAGCACCGACGAGCGGCTGGAAAAATGA
- a CDS encoding glutathione S-transferase: MLKIWGRKNSSNVRKALWIAEEVGVPYETQDAGGAFGLVNEAAYRAKNPNGRIPMIEDGDFVMWESNAIVRYLAARHAPDSDLYPADLQARANADKWMDWTTSTIAAPFSPVFWGVVRTPAEKQDWPAIEQGIKTLHSLLLVADEALSRQPYLSGNAFGMGDIPLGCFAYGWFEMPIERPPLPHLQAWYERLKMRPAYRKAVMTPLT; this comes from the coding sequence ATGCTCAAGATCTGGGGGCGGAAGAATTCCAGTAATGTGCGCAAGGCACTCTGGATTGCCGAGGAAGTGGGCGTGCCCTACGAGACGCAGGACGCCGGTGGTGCATTCGGCCTGGTCAACGAAGCGGCCTATCGCGCGAAAAACCCTAACGGCCGGATTCCGATGATCGAAGACGGCGACTTCGTGATGTGGGAGTCCAACGCCATCGTGCGCTATCTGGCCGCCCGCCATGCCCCCGATTCTGATTTATACCCCGCAGATCTGCAGGCCCGCGCCAATGCAGACAAGTGGATGGACTGGACCACCTCGACCATCGCCGCGCCGTTTAGCCCGGTGTTCTGGGGCGTAGTACGCACGCCGGCCGAGAAACAGGACTGGCCGGCCATCGAGCAAGGCATCAAGACGCTGCACAGCCTGCTGCTGGTGGCCGACGAGGCGCTGTCGCGACAGCCCTATCTGTCTGGCAATGCGTTCGGTATGGGCGATATTCCCTTGGGATGCTTCGCCTACGGCTGGTTTGAAATGCCGATTGAACGTCCGCCGCTGCCTCACCTCCAAGCCTGGTATGAGCGTCTCAAGATGCGCCCGGCTTATCGCAAGGCGGTCATGACCCCTTTGACCTGA